A region of the Paraburkholderia flava genome:
ATGCCGCTGCCGAACGGATGAAAAAGCGAGTTGATGAAGCTCGCGCAATTGCGGTCCTTGTCGACCACGCAGATATAGACGGTGTCCTTGTGCTCGGCCACTGTCGAAGCGCCGAGGCCCTGCATCGATCCATCGCCGACGCGGGCCCGCAATGCACGGATCGATGCATCGGACAGGAGCTGATCCACATCCATGGATCCACGGCGCGGCTCGCCGACCATCGCGTCCCGGATCGCATACGCAATGCGGGTCGCCTCGATCTCGCGTTGCAGGCGCGTCGCGCCGAGCGGGTCGTCGTTTGCTTCGAAGCCTTCGAGTATCTTCAGGATCAGCAGCGCAATCACGCCCTGCCCGTTCGGCGGACATTCGTGCACGTCGTAGCCACGGAAGCTGGCCTTGATCGGCTTCACGTACTCGCCGCGAAACTGTGCGAAGTCATCCATCGTGTGCAGGCCACCCATACTGCGCAAACACGCGACGATGTCTTCGGCGATAAAGCCTTCGTAGAACACGCGCGCGCCGTGTTCCGCAATCGCCTCGAACGTGCGCGCAAGCAACGGCTGCCGGTGCACGCTTCCCGCGCGCGGCGCGTGCCCGTCGACCAGCATGCGTTCGCGGCTGGTCGGATCGAGTAACAGCAACTGCGCCTGATGTGCCCAGTCCGACGCGCAGCGAGGTGCGACGACATAGCCGTCGCGCGCGAGGCGAATCGCGGGCGCAAACAGTTCCTTCAGCGGCAGCGAGCCGTGGTCGCGCGCGAGCGTCGCCCAGGCGTCGACTGCACCGGGTACGGTGACCGCATGCGGCGAGTAACGATCGATCGTGCTCACGCCACGCTCGCGCAGCGCGGCCACGCTGGCCGCCTGCGGTGCCCAGCCGGAACCGTTGAAGCCGGCGATGTCATCCGTTCCTCCACGCGAATACAGTGCGAAGCAGTCGCCTCCGATACCCGTCGAGCCTGGCTCGACGACGCACTGCACCGCGCATGCGGCGATCGCGGCATCCATCGCATTGCCGCCGGCTTCGAGTATCCGCACCGCAGCGAGTGTCGACGCCGGGTGTGACGTAGCCGCCATGCCGTTCCTCGCCATCACGAGCGAACGTCCGGGTTGTTCGAAATTTCTCATCGACGTTCTTCTCCGTTCAATGGTTGACCAACGACCGACGCCACGCGAGCGTATCGTTCAATGCCTTTTCCGACGCGTCGAACAGTGCGTCGATCTGATCGTGCGTGATGATCAATGGCGGGCAGAAATTGAACGTATCGCCGAGCGCACGGGTGATGACGCCGTGGCTCAACGCGAACGTACCCGCACGTGCTGCCACGGCTTCGAAGGCCGGGAACGGCTCGCGCGTGTCCTTGTTCGCTACCAGTTCGACCGCGCCGATCAGACCCGCGCCGCGCGCCTCGCCGACGAGCGGATGCTTGCCGAGTTCCGTGAGCCTCGCCTGAAAATGCGGCGCAACGCTTTTGACATGCTCCAGCATGCCGTCCTCTTCGTAGATGCGCAGCGTCTCCAGCGCGACGGCGGCACACACCGGATGTCCGCTGTACGTGAACCCGTGACCGAAGGTGCCGATCTTCTCGCTCTCCGTCAGCAACCCGCGATAGACCGCGTCGTTCACCATGACGGCGGAAATCGGCAGGTAGCCCGCTGAAAGCTGTTTAGCCATCACGATGATGTCGGGATGCATGTCGTAAGTCTGCGACCCGAACATGTTGCCGGTGCGGCCGAATCCGCAGATCACTTCGTCGGCGACGAGCAGGATGTCGTGCCGCTTGAGGACGGCCTGAATCTTTTCCATGTAGGTGACAGGCGGAACGATCATGCCGCCGGACGCCATGATCGGCTCCGCGAAGAACGCAGCGATGGTGTCGGCGCCTTCCTGCAGGATCAATCGTTCGAGCGATTCGGCGCAGCGCGTCGCGAACTGCTCTTCGGTTTCGCCAGGTTGTCCGTAGCGATAATAGTGCGGGCAATCCGTGTGCAGAATGCGATCGATCGGCAGATCGAAATCGCGATGGTTATTCGGCAATCCGGTCAGGCTTGCCGAGGCGATGGTCACACCGTGATAGGCGCGTGTGCGCGAGATGATCTTCTTCTTGTCCGGACGTCCGAGTGCATTGTTGTAGTACCAGATGAGCTTGACGGCTGTGTCGTTCGCTTCCGAGCCCGAGTTTGCAAAAAACACTTTCGACATCGGCACTGGGGCCATCGAGACGAGCTTTTCCGCGAGCAGAATCGCCGGCTCCGACGATTTGTGGCCAAACGCGTGATAGAACGGCAGCTTTCGCATCTGCCTGTCCGCCGCATCGGCAAGGCGTGTCTCGCTGAAGCCGAGCGACGCGCAAAAGAGTCCGCCCAGTCCTTCGATATAACGATTGCCGTCCGTGTCGTACACGTAAATGCCCTCGCCCCGGTCGATGACCATCGGCCCGACGTCGCGATGCAGGCTCAGGTTCGTATAAGGGTGAAGGTAGTGATTGATGTCGTTCTGTTTGAGATCTTGCATGGGATGCATCCTTGAATTGTCTCGTCCATGAATTCGGTGGTGAATCGCGCGCTGGCGTTACTTCACCGCGCCAGAAAGGAACTTCTGGAGCCGTTCGCTTCGCGGCGTTTTCAATACTTCGCGAGGATGTCCCTCTTCCTCCACGACGCCCTGATGCAAAAAGACGACGTGATTCGAGACCTCTCGCGCAAACCCCATTTCGTGCGTCACGACGATCATCGTGCGGCCCTCCTCGGCCAGGTCTCGCATGACCCTCAGCACGTCGCCGACCAGTTCGGGGTCGAGGGCCGAGGTCGGTTCGTCGAACAGCAGCGCTTCCGGCTCCACGGCAAGCGCGCGTGCGATCGCCACGCGTTGCTGCTGGCCACCCGACAGATGCGCCGGATAGGCATTCGCAAACCGGGACATGCCGACCTGATCGAGGTAGCGCTCGGCACGCTCGGTCGCCTCCGTCTTGCTGAGCTTGAGCACATGACGCGGCGCTTCGATCACGTTCTCCAGTGCCGTCATATGCGCCCAGAGATTGAAGTGCTGAAATACCATCGCCAGCTTCGTGCGCATCTTGCGCAGTTGCGCCGGGTCGCTGACGCGTATCTGCCCGCCCTTGTCGATCGAGGTACGCACTTCGCTGCCGTTCAGCGTGACCCGTCCCGACGAAGGCGACTCGAGAAAATTAATACATCGCAGCAGCGTGCTTTTGCCCGAACCCGACGAGCCGATCATGCTAATGACGTCTCCTCGATTCGCCACCAGCGAGACACCCTTCAACACTTCGTTGTCGCCGTATCGCTTGTGAAGATTTTCGACAGTAAGCGCATTCATGTGACGTTGCCTTAGCCTCGGGCCAGTTTGCGGAAATGTTGGGGCCGCAGATGAACGAGGTATCTGCGCTCGGTCAAGCGGATCAGAAAGGAAAAGATGGCGGTGAGCCCGAGGTACACGGTGCCGACCGAGATGAACGCCTCGAACGGCGCATAGAAATTCGCGTAGAAATCTCGCGCGGCGCCGGTCAGATCGATCAAGGTGATGGCGCTCACGAGCGACGTGCCGTGCAGCATCAGAATGATCTCGTTGCTATAGGCGGGAATGAACCGGCGCATCGCCGACGGCAACAGAATGCGCCGCCATGCGGTCGTGCGACTCATGCCGTAGGCCTGCGCCGCTTCGACCTCACCGTAGGGTGTGGCGCGCAACGCACCGGCGAGAATCTCCGTGGTGTAGGCACACGTGTTCGCGGTCAACGCGATGATCGCGCAGCTGAACGGGTCGCGCAGCAGCAACATCAGCGGATTGCCGTGCTGCCACGCATCCTGCACCCATTGAAACTGCCCGAAGCCGTAATAGACGATCATCAGTTGCGCGAGCAGCGGCGTGCCGCGCATGAACCAGGTGTAGGCGGCTACCGGCGCGCTCAGCAGCCGGCTGGGCGATACGCGCAGGATAGCCAGCGGGATGGCAAGCACCAGACCCAGCCCGAGCGAATACACCGTCAGTTGCACGGTGATCAGCAGACCGCTCGCATACGCCGGGAAAAGTTGGGCGATTTCGTCGAAGCTCATGCGCGCAGTCTCCCCTCACGCACACCGCGGCCGAGTTGTGCTCGTGCGCGCGCAAGCCAGGCCGTCGAGCCGGACGTCACGAGCAGGTAGACGACGCACGCGGCGAGATAGAACGTCATCGGCGCCTGGGTCGTGCGACCCGCCTGGTCCGCAATGAACATCACATCGTGCAGGCCGATCAGCGACGCAATCGCCGTGGTCTTCAGCAACACCAGCCAGTTGTTGACCGCTGCCGGCAACGCGAGACGCAGCATCTGCGGTAAAAGAATCCGGCGAAATGCGAGCGCCCCCGAAAAGCCATAGGCCCGTGCTGCTTCCATCTGCCCGCGCGGCACACCGAGGATCGCGCCTCGAAAAGTCTCGGTGTAATACGCACCGAAAATGAAGCCGATCGTGAGCACAGCGGTGACGGACGCATCGACGTCCGGCGCATGAAAACCCAATGCCGCGCCGACGCGATTGAGAACGATCTGGCCGCCGTAAAACACCAGCAGCATCATGACGAATTCCGGCACGCCGCGAATCAGCGTGGTGTACGCAGTGGCGATAGCCACCAGCACACGGGAATTCGACAGCTTGGCCATCGCGCCCGCCATCCCGACCAGCAGCGCGAGAATGACGGACGAGGCCGCGAGCGCGAGCGTGACCCCTGCCCCCCTGATCAACGCGGGCAAATACGCCTGTAGTTCTGACATGACGAAGCCTCTGGATTTTCCTCGAACACCCGCGCGCTTATGGAGTCCTGCCGCGACGGCGCACGGATCCGCACCGATCAATAGATGCTGAAGTTGAAGTACTTCTTTTCGATCGACTGATAGGTGCCGTTCGCGCGGATGGCGTCGATGGCCTGATTCAGCTGAAGCCTCAGGTCGTCGTCGGACTTGCGGACCGGAATGCCATAGCCTTCGCCCAGCAGCGTTTTCTGCTCAGGCGTCGTGCCGGTAATCGGCGCGCCGACGAACTTGAAGTTGGCACCTTCGGGTTTGCTCAGAAAAGCGGAATACGCGGCGGTCGCATCCTGTAACGCGGCATCGATACGCCCGGAGCGAAGATCGAGGAACACCTCGTCCTGCGTCGGATAGCGAACCAGCTGGACACCGGCAGGCACCCAGTACGCGTTCGCATACTTGTCGCCGAGCGTGCCGCGCTGCACGCCGACGCGTTTGCCCTTCAACGCTTGCGGCGTGGCGTCCGTGATGGGGCTGTTTTTTGCCACGACCAGCCGACGCGGCGTGTTGTAGTACTTCGCGGTAAAGGCCACTTTCTGCTTGCGCTCGGCGGTAATGGCGACCGACGCGACGATCGCATCGATCTTCTCCGCCTGCAGCGCGGGAATCAGACCGTCCCAACTGATCTGCACCAGCGTGCAGTTCGCGTGCATCTGCGCGCAGAGCGCATGAATGATGTCGATGTCGAAACCCACGGGCGTACCGTCCGGCTGGATCGACGAGAACGGCGGGTAGGCACCTTCATAGCCGATGCGAATGTCCTTCCACTCCTTCGCCTGGAGATTCATCGCACTCAACGCGAGCACAATTAACAGAAGGGACTTCCAGAAACCTCGTTGCATGACCGTTCCCCACATGATATCGAGTTGAAAATGGCTGTCTTTTGAATCGAAAAATCGGTTCAACGTCTTTCTGTAAGCAATACTAATCAAGAGGTTCAGAGTCCTATTCCAGACTGTTCGCCTCTGTCGTCAGCTATCTGATGTTGCCCAGTCCCGTAGCGCCGGCACGGTCGCCTCGATGTGCTCCCGCACGGCCATCTCGAGCTGCAGTGGATCGCCGGCCTTGATCGCGGTGATGATCGTCATGTGATCTTCACGCGAGGTTTTCGGCTTCTCGGCAAATTCGAGCCACAGGCGCATGTGCGGCTCCATCACCGTGTGCAGGCCACCGATCTGCTCGACGAGACGCCGGCGCCCGCACAACTGGCACAGGTACTCATGGAAGTTACGGTGTGCGGTCACCCATTGATGAACGTCATGTTCGGCGCCCTCCATGACGTCGATCAGATGCATCAACTGCGCGATCTGCTCAGGCGTGATTCTGGGTAGCGCCATTCGCGCGGCAAGTCCTTCGAGCGCGCCGCGCATGAAGAACACCTCCTCCATCTCGTTCGCGTCGAGCCCGCGCACGAGCGCGCCGCGATTGGGCCGGATCACGACCAGACCTTCGCTCGCCAGCCGCCTGAAGGCTTCGCGAACCGGCATGCGGCTCGTACTGATCTCCGCGGCAATCTGATCCGGGACAAGCCTGTCCCCCGCCTTGTACGTGCCCATGCGGATGCGATGCAGCACGTACGCATAGGCTTCTTCTTCGGCAGTGGCCGGAAAACGGGGGTGCAGCGAATCGGTTTGGATACTCATCGAAGCTATCTGTAAGAGTGGATATTTGCATCCATGCATGCAATATATCTCATCAAAAAGGACGTCAAATGATGGTTAACCCGTGGATTCTCGCCAAGCGTGGATATCGGTTTGACCCGAAACATTGATAGTCATAAAATGACTAAACACTTTATGACTATCGTCCCTCATGACTCGCTATTCCCCGCTGGCACTTGCCGTCCTCGCGATGCTCACCGAAGCCCCTCTGCACCCGTACGGCATGCAGCAGCTCATCAAGGCGCGCGGCAAGCATGAAGTCATCAACGTCAGTCAGCGCAACAGCCTCTATCAGACGATCGATCGTCTGCTGCGCGACAACCTGATCGTCGCTCGCGAGACGGCGCGCGACGGCAACTTTCCTGAGCGCACGGTCTACGAAATCACCGACGCGGGCCGCGACACCAGTCGTGTCTGGCTACGCGACCAGCTTGCGCAGCCGGCCAACGAATTTCCGGCTTTCCCCGCAGCGCTCTCCTTCCTGCCGCTGTTGCCGCCGGAGGAAGTGTGCCGGTTGCTGCACACGCGCACGGGTGCGCTTGAACGCGAACTGAAACGTCTCGACGAACTGGAAGGACAGGCACAAGCGATGCAGGTGCCGCGTCTGTTCCTGCTCGAAGGCGAATTGATACGCGCGAGGCTCGTGTCCGAACTCGACTGGGTGCGCAGCGTCGTGACCGATCTGAAGACAGGAAACCTCACGTGGAACCAGGCGTGGCTCGAAGAGATCGCGCAACGCTTTGCACCGTCTGCCGACTCCGCTGCATCGAAGCCGGCCAGCGCCGTCGTCAAGAAAAAGGGAAAAGCATGAACCGCAATCCATTGAGCGTCGTCATCATCGGTGCCGGCACGGGCGGCCTCTGTCTTGCACACGGGCTCAAGCGAGCGGGCATCGACGTGGCTGTGTATGAACGCGACCGCACGCGTACCGACGGTTTGCAGGGCTATCGCGTCGGGATCAACGATCACGGCGTCGCGTCGTTGAAGGCGTGCCTTCCGCCCGATCTCTTCGCGACCTTTCTCGCGACGTGTGCCCGCACGCCCGGCTACTTCAACATCGTCACCGAACGCATGACCGAGCTGCTGTCGATCCCGCTGGCAAACGAATCAATGAGCGGCGGCAAATCCGTCAGCCGGATGACGCTGAGGCAGGTGCTGCTCACCGGCCTGGAAGACCGGATCCACTTCGACAAAATCTTTACCGCGTACGAGCAGCACGACGACGGTCGCGTGACCGCACATTTCGCAGACGGCACGCACGTCACGGCGGATCTGTTGATCGGTGCCGACGGCGCCCGCTCGAAGGTCCGTCGGCAACTGCTGCCGCATGCGCGGCTCGACAACACCGGCATCGTGAGCATCGCTGCCAAGGTCCCGATGACCGACGCGAACCGCGCATTGCTGCCGCCGAAAATCCTCGATGGCATCACGCTCGTCAATGCGCCGAAGGGCTTCGGCGGGATCGTGCACGTGATGGAATTTCCGTGGAGCGCGGATGGTCCCAAGCCTGGCGTTGCCGACAGCGATGCCGCGCTGCTCGCGCGCTGGCCGGGGCTGCGGTTCGACAACACCCGTGACTATCTGATGTGGGGCGTATGGGGCGCGCTGCGCAACGTGCCCGCCAGTCCGATGAAACTCGAACAGCCGGCGCTGCTCGCGCTGGCCACCGAAATGACCGACGGCTGGCATCCGAACCTGCGTGCGCTCATCCGTGCGTCCGACCCAGGCACTGCTTTTGCCGTCGATATCCGCACTTCGGTTCCGGTCGACGCGTGGCCGACCGGTAGCGTGACGGTCCTCGGCGACGCGGTGCATCTGATGACGCCGGGCCGTGGGGTCGGTGCGAACACCGCGCTACGCGATGCAACGTTGCTGGCGAGCCGTCTTGCGGATATGCGATCGGGCAAGCGGTCGCTGCACGACGCGGTCGCGGGATACGAGGCGGAGATGCGCCGCTACGGCTTCGACGCGGTCGCTCAATCGCGTGCGTCGTTCGATGAACATGGCGCAATTCACCGGCCGGTGGTCGGGCGTGCAGTGCTCGGTGCCATGCGCACGGGTCTGCGGATGGTGAACCATGTTCCGGTGCTGAAGCGCCGCATGATCGATTCGGAGAACGCGTTTCGAGGTGCGGAGCGGGAGGCTCGTTAGTGCGGTCCGCCAGAGGCAAGCAGGCTCGCTAAAGCGAGCCTGCCGAATCTCCAAACCCCACCATCAAACCCTGTCCATCGAAGCCTCACGTCGCACCCGCCGCTCATCCCCCAACGCCGCCGCCAGCTTCACCCGATCAAGCCCACCCTCCCACGCCGACACCACAATCGTCGCTACCCCATTCCCGACGATATTGGTCAACGCCCTGCATTCCGACATAAACCGATCGATGCCGAGAATCAGCACCATCGCGCTGACCGGCACGGTCGGCACGACCGACAGGCTCGCCGCGAGCGTGATGAAGCCCGCGCCCGTCACGCCCGTCGATCCCTTCGAGGTCAGCATCGTCACCAGCAGCAACGTGATTTCCTGCGCGAACGACAGATGCGTATTGGTCGCCTGCGCGAGAAACAGCACGGCGAGCGTCATGTAGATGTTGGTGCCGTCGAGATTGAACGAGTAGCCAGTCGGCACGACGAGTCCCACGACACCGCGCGGGCAACCCAGGCGTTCGAGCTTGTCCATCAGTTGCGGTAACGCGGCTTCGGACGTCGACGTGCCGAGCACGATCAGCAGCTCGTCGCGGATATAGGCGAGGAAGCGCCACAAACTGAACCCGCACAGCCGCGCGACGATGCCGAGCACGACCGCCACGAACAGAAACGCGGTGAGATAGAACGTACCGACCAGCTTCAGCATCGGCAGCAGCGACACGATCCCGTAGCGGCCGATCGTGAAAGCCATCGCGCCCAGTGCGCCGATCGGCGCGAGACTCGTGACCATCCGGACGATGCGAAAGAACGTCTTCGACAGCGTCTCGACCAGCTGCGTGACCGGCGCGGCGGGTTCGCCCATCAAGGCCAGCGCGGTACCGAACAGGATCGCAATCAACAGCACGGGCAGGATATCGCCCTGAACCAGCGCGCCGAGAAACGTGTCGGGTATCGCATGGGTGATGAATCCCGCGATGCCGTCGCCATGCGCGGCCTGCGCCGCGTAACCGGACACGGCGCGTGCATCGAGCGTCGACGGATCGACGTTGAAGCCTTTGCCAGGCTCGAGCACGTGTGCGGCGAGCAAGCCGATCGCGAGCGCGAGTGTCGACGCCGCTTCGAAATAAAGCAGCGCCTTGCCGCCGACGCGCCCCACCTTCTTCATGTCCTGCATCCCGGCGATCCCGGTCACGACCGTGCAAAAAATGACCGGCCCGATGATCATCCGCACCAGCTTGATAAACAGATCGCCGAGCGGCTTCAATGCGACCGCGTCCTGCGGGACGAAATGGCCGAGCAGTACGCCGACAACGATGGCAGCCAGCACCTGCACGTAGAGAATCCTGTAGAACGGCACGCGTTTCATGTGTCTCCTCCTTCTTCAAGGCAAAGGGGTGCCCTTCCCTTCTTCGATCGGAAGGGAATCGGCGGGTTAAAACAGGGAGGTCGCAGTGACGTCTGATGCGTCACGTGCGACGGTTGTCGCGGTTACATCACCTGCGCCCAGGGATGCCGCGCAAAATGCTGCTGCTCGAACGCTTCGATCGCGTCAACGGAGCCCAGCGTCAGATCGACGGTATCCATGCCTTCGATCACCATGCGCTTATGCCGCGCGCCGATCGGATACGCGTAACGTTCGCCCGCTGCGGACTGCACGGTCTGTTCGTCGAGATCGATCGAGATTGCTGTGCCTGGCGTTTCGATGGCAGCGCGCATCAACGCATCGATTGCATCGCGCTCCAGCTGCACGAGCAGCAGACGGTTATTCATCGCGTTCGAATAGAAAATTTCCGCGAAGCTCGGCGCAATCACCGCCTGAAAACCGTATTGCTGGAGTCCCCACACGGCGTGCTCGCGGCTTGACCCGCAACCGAAATTCGAACCGCCGATCAGAATCTTCGCGCCCGCATACGCGCTCTGATTAAGCACGCAATCCGCACGCGACGCACCATGCTCGTCGAAGCGCAGGTCGTACAGCAGACCATCGGCGAGACCGGCCTTGTCGATGATGCGCAGGAACTGCTTCGGCATGATCTGGTCGGTGTCGAGGTTATCGATCGGCAACGGCGCAGCGGTGCCTTGAATCGTCGTGAGTCGCGTCATGGTGCAGTGGCCTCCAGCGTGCGGACATCGGTGATGCAGCCGGTGATCGCGGCGGCGGCGGCCATCGCGGGACTCATCAGATGCGTGCGGCCGCCGCGTCCCTGGCGGCCTTCGAAATTGCGGTTGGTAGTGGACGCGCAGCGCTCCCCGGCATCGAGCACGTCGTCGTTCATCGCGAGGCACATCGAGCAGCCCGGCTCGCGCCACTCGAAGCCTGCGTCGATCAGCGTCTTCGCGATGCCTTCCTGTTCGGCCGCGCGGCGCACGCTGCCCGAGCCCGGCACGACCATCGCGCGTACGTTGGCTGCGACGCGTCGACCTTTCACGAGCGCGGCCACGGTACGCAGATCCTCGATGCGCCCGTTGGTGCACGAGCCGATGAACACGCGATCGATACGCGTACCGGCGATCGGCCGGTTAGCATCGAGTCCCATGTAGTCGAGTGCGCGACGCAGCGACGCGGCGGCTTCGGGCGTCGTTTGCGCGGCTTCGTCGGGAATCGGCTGATCGATTGCGACGGCCTGATCGGGGCTTGTGCCCCACGTGACGAACGGCGCGATGTTGCGCGCGTCGAAGCGGTGCTCGGCGTCGAAGTGCACGTCTGCGTCGGAATGAAGGTCGCGCCAGTCTTCGAGCGCAGCCTGCCATTGCGTAGCAT
Encoded here:
- a CDS encoding gamma-glutamyltransferase family protein codes for the protein MRNFEQPGRSLVMARNGMAATSHPASTLAAVRILEAGGNAMDAAIAACAVQCVVEPGSTGIGGDCFALYSRGGTDDIAGFNGSGWAPQAASVAALRERGVSTIDRYSPHAVTVPGAVDAWATLARDHGSLPLKELFAPAIRLARDGYVVAPRCASDWAHQAQLLLLDPTSRERMLVDGHAPRAGSVHRQPLLARTFEAIAEHGARVFYEGFIAEDIVACLRSMGGLHTMDDFAQFRGEYVKPIKASFRGYDVHECPPNGQGVIALLILKILEGFEANDDPLGATRLQREIEATRIAYAIRDAMVGEPRRGSMDVDQLLSDASIRALRARVGDGSMQGLGASTVAEHKDTVYICVVDKDRNCASFINSLFHPFGSGIMAPETGVMLHNRGQSFSVEEGHPNAIAPHARPMHTIIPGMVTKDGKVQMTFGVMGGHYQAMGHAHFLSKVLDYGLDMQTAMDLPRLFPKPGTRQVEVESTMPAAVREELTRRGFDLVPPNWAIGGAQAIRIDWDEGTLTGASDHRKDGCALGI
- a CDS encoding aspartate aminotransferase family protein, yielding MQDLKQNDINHYLHPYTNLSLHRDVGPMVIDRGEGIYVYDTDGNRYIEGLGGLFCASLGFSETRLADAADRQMRKLPFYHAFGHKSSEPAILLAEKLVSMAPVPMSKVFFANSGSEANDTAVKLIWYYNNALGRPDKKKIISRTRAYHGVTIASASLTGLPNNHRDFDLPIDRILHTDCPHYYRYGQPGETEEQFATRCAESLERLILQEGADTIAAFFAEPIMASGGMIVPPVTYMEKIQAVLKRHDILLVADEVICGFGRTGNMFGSQTYDMHPDIIVMAKQLSAGYLPISAVMVNDAVYRGLLTESEKIGTFGHGFTYSGHPVCAAVALETLRIYEEDGMLEHVKSVAPHFQARLTELGKHPLVGEARGAGLIGAVELVANKDTREPFPAFEAVAARAGTFALSHGVITRALGDTFNFCPPLIITHDQIDALFDASEKALNDTLAWRRSLVNH
- a CDS encoding ABC transporter ATP-binding protein, encoding MNALTVENLHKRYGDNEVLKGVSLVANRGDVISMIGSSGSGKSTLLRCINFLESPSSGRVTLNGSEVRTSIDKGGQIRVSDPAQLRKMRTKLAMVFQHFNLWAHMTALENVIEAPRHVLKLSKTEATERAERYLDQVGMSRFANAYPAHLSGGQQQRVAIARALAVEPEALLFDEPTSALDPELVGDVLRVMRDLAEEGRTMIVVTHEMGFAREVSNHVVFLHQGVVEEEGHPREVLKTPRSERLQKFLSGAVK
- a CDS encoding ABC transporter permease, translating into MSFDEIAQLFPAYASGLLITVQLTVYSLGLGLVLAIPLAILRVSPSRLLSAPVAAYTWFMRGTPLLAQLMIVYYGFGQFQWVQDAWQHGNPLMLLLRDPFSCAIIALTANTCAYTTEILAGALRATPYGEVEAAQAYGMSRTTAWRRILLPSAMRRFIPAYSNEIILMLHGTSLVSAITLIDLTGAARDFYANFYAPFEAFISVGTVYLGLTAIFSFLIRLTERRYLVHLRPQHFRKLARG
- a CDS encoding ABC transporter permease, with translation MSELQAYLPALIRGAGVTLALAASSVILALLVGMAGAMAKLSNSRVLVAIATAYTTLIRGVPEFVMMLLVFYGGQIVLNRVGAALGFHAPDVDASVTAVLTIGFIFGAYYTETFRGAILGVPRGQMEAARAYGFSGALAFRRILLPQMLRLALPAAVNNWLVLLKTTAIASLIGLHDVMFIADQAGRTTQAPMTFYLAACVVYLLVTSGSTAWLARARAQLGRGVREGRLRA
- a CDS encoding ABC transporter substrate-binding protein, whose translation is MQRGFWKSLLLIVLALSAMNLQAKEWKDIRIGYEGAYPPFSSIQPDGTPVGFDIDIIHALCAQMHANCTLVQISWDGLIPALQAEKIDAIVASVAITAERKQKVAFTAKYYNTPRRLVVAKNSPITDATPQALKGKRVGVQRGTLGDKYANAYWVPAGVQLVRYPTQDEVFLDLRSGRIDAALQDATAAYSAFLSKPEGANFKFVGAPITGTTPEQKTLLGEGYGIPVRKSDDDLRLQLNQAIDAIRANGTYQSIEKKYFNFSIY
- a CDS encoding GntR family transcriptional regulator, whose protein sequence is MSIQTDSLHPRFPATAEEEAYAYVLHRIRMGTYKAGDRLVPDQIAAEISTSRMPVREAFRRLASEGLVVIRPNRGALVRGLDANEMEEVFFMRGALEGLAARMALPRITPEQIAQLMHLIDVMEGAEHDVHQWVTAHRNFHEYLCQLCGRRRLVEQIGGLHTVMEPHMRLWLEFAEKPKTSREDHMTIITAIKAGDPLQLEMAVREHIEATVPALRDWATSDS
- a CDS encoding PadR family transcriptional regulator, which produces MTRYSPLALAVLAMLTEAPLHPYGMQQLIKARGKHEVINVSQRNSLYQTIDRLLRDNLIVARETARDGNFPERTVYEITDAGRDTSRVWLRDQLAQPANEFPAFPAALSFLPLLPPEEVCRLLHTRTGALERELKRLDELEGQAQAMQVPRLFLLEGELIRARLVSELDWVRSVVTDLKTGNLTWNQAWLEEIAQRFAPSADSAASKPASAVVKKKGKA
- a CDS encoding FAD-dependent oxidoreductase; this encodes MNRNPLSVVIIGAGTGGLCLAHGLKRAGIDVAVYERDRTRTDGLQGYRVGINDHGVASLKACLPPDLFATFLATCARTPGYFNIVTERMTELLSIPLANESMSGGKSVSRMTLRQVLLTGLEDRIHFDKIFTAYEQHDDGRVTAHFADGTHVTADLLIGADGARSKVRRQLLPHARLDNTGIVSIAAKVPMTDANRALLPPKILDGITLVNAPKGFGGIVHVMEFPWSADGPKPGVADSDAALLARWPGLRFDNTRDYLMWGVWGALRNVPASPMKLEQPALLALATEMTDGWHPNLRALIRASDPGTAFAVDIRTSVPVDAWPTGSVTVLGDAVHLMTPGRGVGANTALRDATLLASRLADMRSGKRSLHDAVAGYEAEMRRYGFDAVAQSRASFDEHGAIHRPVVGRAVLGAMRTGLRMVNHVPVLKRRMIDSENAFRGAEREAR
- a CDS encoding dicarboxylate/amino acid:cation symporter: MKRVPFYRILYVQVLAAIVVGVLLGHFVPQDAVALKPLGDLFIKLVRMIIGPVIFCTVVTGIAGMQDMKKVGRVGGKALLYFEAASTLALAIGLLAAHVLEPGKGFNVDPSTLDARAVSGYAAQAAHGDGIAGFITHAIPDTFLGALVQGDILPVLLIAILFGTALALMGEPAAPVTQLVETLSKTFFRIVRMVTSLAPIGALGAMAFTIGRYGIVSLLPMLKLVGTFYLTAFLFVAVVLGIVARLCGFSLWRFLAYIRDELLIVLGTSTSEAALPQLMDKLERLGCPRGVVGLVVPTGYSFNLDGTNIYMTLAVLFLAQATNTHLSFAQEITLLLVTMLTSKGSTGVTGAGFITLAASLSVVPTVPVSAMVLILGIDRFMSECRALTNIVGNGVATIVVSAWEGGLDRVKLAAALGDERRVRREASMDRV
- the leuD gene encoding 3-isopropylmalate dehydratase small subunit, with translation MTRLTTIQGTAAPLPIDNLDTDQIMPKQFLRIIDKAGLADGLLYDLRFDEHGASRADCVLNQSAYAGAKILIGGSNFGCGSSREHAVWGLQQYGFQAVIAPSFAEIFYSNAMNNRLLLVQLERDAIDALMRAAIETPGTAISIDLDEQTVQSAAGERYAYPIGARHKRMVIEGMDTVDLTLGSVDAIEAFEQQHFARHPWAQVM